A section of the Alkalihalobacillus sp. LMS39 genome encodes:
- a CDS encoding YheC/YheD family protein, with translation MKLFFDQTKHSFGIDSNEQLTWGKNHLPLSTANRQDALFSVEMKKQEGQIGPIIGFLTSAHKTKSFVGNRNTFIRIHNQIQQTGGLIIVFTPLGIKQNRIDGFVYNSDDETWVKASTPLPNLIYNRVATVKQEQHEQMKKTFQWIKEQQIPMFNPHFFNKWETYCLFAKEPMLKRYVPKTMKITDNATFQQFIQKHQTLFIKPIYGNKGSGIMQLQFNDDETITLRANQFQTKIKSIQQTWDKLSPLFSKQEFIFQQAISLPTFQNCPYDFRVLMQHHSKQWHLTGIGIRCAGRASITTHVPQGGQILSLSQIEPKLNQTHIAQIGKQVAATLQHAYDNIREFSMDIGRDKKGHYWIFEVNAKPMIFDEPQIQQKGLQNLITLFYEQSLFLQEE, from the coding sequence ATGAAATTGTTTTTTGACCAAACAAAGCACTCTTTTGGAATAGATTCAAATGAGCAACTCACATGGGGGAAGAATCATCTCCCCCTTTCTACCGCAAATCGGCAAGATGCATTATTTTCTGTTGAAATGAAAAAACAGGAAGGACAAATAGGACCTATTATTGGTTTTTTAACGAGTGCTCATAAAACAAAATCCTTTGTTGGGAATCGAAACACATTTATACGGATTCATAACCAAATTCAACAAACAGGTGGACTTATTATTGTTTTTACACCACTTGGGATTAAACAAAATCGGATTGATGGGTTTGTGTACAACAGTGACGACGAAACGTGGGTAAAAGCAAGCACTCCTCTTCCAAATTTGATTTATAACCGGGTAGCCACTGTGAAACAAGAACAACATGAACAAATGAAAAAAACGTTTCAATGGATTAAAGAACAGCAAATTCCAATGTTTAACCCTCATTTTTTTAATAAATGGGAAACTTATTGCCTGTTTGCAAAGGAACCAATGTTAAAGCGCTATGTTCCAAAGACAATGAAAATAACAGACAATGCGACGTTTCAACAATTTATCCAAAAGCATCAAACTCTTTTTATCAAACCGATTTATGGGAATAAAGGTTCGGGAATTATGCAACTTCAATTCAACGATGACGAAACGATTACATTACGAGCAAACCAGTTTCAAACAAAAATCAAGTCCATCCAGCAAACCTGGGATAAACTATCACCTTTATTTAGCAAGCAGGAATTTATTTTCCAACAAGCGATATCATTGCCGACTTTTCAAAATTGCCCTTATGATTTTCGCGTGCTTATGCAACACCATTCTAAACAATGGCATCTTACAGGAATCGGAATCCGCTGTGCCGGGAGAGCTAGTATTACAACCCATGTCCCTCAAGGTGGGCAAATTCTCTCTTTGTCTCAAATAGAGCCAAAACTTAATCAAACACACATTGCGCAAATCGGAAAACAAGTCGCGGCTACCCTCCAACATGCGTACGATAATATCCGTGAATTTTCCATGGACATTGGTCGTGATAAAAAGGGGCATTACTGGATTTTTGAAGTTAACGCCAAACCGATGATTTTTGATGAACCACAGATCCAACAAAAAGGACTTCAAAATTTAATCACACTTTTTTATGAACAAAGTCTTTTTTTACAAGAGGAGTGA
- a CDS encoding YheC/YheD family protein, with protein sequence MEMKPLYIRKKQESTKTFYVPEQMFRKWVSTQQFPSELSFGSQSFPCRVAPHPELKDEFLLSSDLWEMFHIPHEQLVYVIENQSTLYLGPLVGIFTAGFVNSPLRPLGERSMFFAKLLLAERQVGSYYFVFGHHHIHWEQATIDGFFYTEEGWKQVTIPFPNVIYDRLPNRKTENLETFKEIKDNFQKNYLIPWFNPGFFDKWEIHQKLVVHPETKPFMPESILNPTTTEIEALLKHHSHVYCKPTNGSLGLGIHQIIKLEDEPYYYCRFRDGDTNRLRRYSSLERLVKKQFPNGFDRFIVQQGIHLLKYKNNPVDFRIHTNKDQYGKWQVSALAAKIAGIGSVTTHIKSGGEIKSISEALQETHITKKQLEQLKNAALTLSEKLDSSIDGFIGEIGFDLGLDQDGHIWMFEANSKPGRTIFNHKKMRYDDLLSRQLPLSYAVYLANESITKPDRLFQQ encoded by the coding sequence ATGGAAATGAAGCCATTATATATTCGTAAAAAACAAGAATCAACAAAGACATTTTATGTTCCCGAGCAAATGTTTCGAAAATGGGTATCCACCCAACAGTTTCCAAGTGAACTTTCTTTCGGGTCGCAATCATTTCCTTGTCGTGTTGCCCCACATCCAGAATTAAAAGATGAATTTTTACTATCAAGTGACCTATGGGAGATGTTTCATATTCCCCATGAACAGCTCGTTTACGTTATCGAAAATCAATCCACGCTTTATTTAGGTCCGTTAGTTGGGATTTTCACAGCAGGATTTGTGAACTCTCCTCTACGTCCATTAGGAGAACGTTCCATGTTTTTTGCGAAATTGCTTCTCGCTGAGCGACAAGTTGGCTCCTATTATTTTGTTTTTGGTCATCACCATATTCATTGGGAGCAAGCAACAATTGATGGCTTCTTCTATACCGAGGAAGGCTGGAAACAAGTGACCATCCCATTCCCTAATGTTATCTATGATAGACTGCCAAACCGAAAAACAGAAAACTTAGAAACATTTAAAGAAATCAAAGATAATTTTCAAAAAAACTATTTAATTCCGTGGTTTAACCCAGGATTTTTTGATAAATGGGAGATCCATCAGAAACTAGTTGTTCATCCAGAAACAAAGCCATTTATGCCTGAAAGTATTTTAAATCCTACAACAACTGAAATTGAAGCATTACTCAAACATCATTCACACGTCTATTGCAAGCCAACAAACGGAAGTCTTGGTCTTGGTATTCATCAAATTATTAAACTAGAAGATGAGCCATACTATTATTGTCGTTTTAGAGATGGCGATACGAATCGATTACGTCGTTATTCTAGTTTAGAGCGGCTTGTAAAAAAACAGTTTCCAAATGGCTTTGATCGTTTCATCGTGCAACAAGGAATTCATTTATTAAAGTATAAAAATAATCCTGTTGACTTCCGTATCCATACAAATAAAGACCAATATGGAAAGTGGCAAGTGAGTGCACTTGCCGCCAAAATAGCGGGTATCGGCAGTGTTACAACTCATATAAAAAGTGGTGGGGAAATCAAAAGCATTTCAGAAGCACTTCAAGAAACTCATATTACAAAAAAACAATTAGAGCAATTAAAAAACGCCGCACTCACATTAAGTGAGAAGCTCGATTCTTCAATTGATGGATTTATTGGAGAAATCGGTTTTGACTTAGGGTTAGATCAAGACGGTCACATTTGGATGTTTGAAGCAAACTCTAAGCCAGGTCGAACAATCTTTAATCATAAAAAAATGCGTTATGACGATTTACTCTCAAGGCAACTTCCATTATCGTACGCTGTTTACCTTGCAAACGAATCGATTACAAAACCAGACCGTCTGTTTCAACAATGA
- a CDS encoding YheC/YheD family protein gives MIHFGILLTHLNQEKELVLSIAKKAADYDIHVFRFSPFHMVEENQLYGEQWINNSWVKVKINRLDFIYDRCFYPTRTFYEKYARRVLSLKQKIPFIGYGLPNKWLVYEALQKKTFIVPYLPSTYLVNDWNFMKDIMTKEHSVIIKPIAGAQGKGIIVLTKKDDQYFLKTAENPAALQKISEEDGCKLCLDLKNQYIIQPFLPLVKNGSPLDLRIYLHKNKDGQWIEAAKAFRKGEQKHFVANLAQGATIVPFENMKTMWSKEKWHDIHTALTNIINTVPLQLESYFLPLFDLGIDVGIDHDGKTWILEVNSKPGRKILFQNNDRKESYISTLLSYIQYLSHSNEFVQHKE, from the coding sequence ATGATTCATTTTGGCATTCTACTCACACATTTAAATCAAGAAAAAGAGCTTGTTTTATCGATAGCAAAAAAGGCCGCTGATTACGACATTCATGTCTTTCGGTTCTCTCCTTTTCATATGGTAGAAGAGAATCAACTATATGGAGAACAGTGGATAAATAATAGCTGGGTCAAAGTGAAAATTAACCGTTTAGATTTTATCTATGATCGATGCTTTTATCCGACACGAACATTTTATGAAAAATATGCAAGACGGGTGTTATCGTTAAAACAAAAAATTCCTTTTATTGGATATGGGTTACCTAATAAGTGGCTAGTTTATGAAGCTTTACAAAAAAAAACTTTTATCGTACCTTATTTGCCTTCCACTTATCTCGTTAATGATTGGAACTTTATGAAAGACATCATGACAAAAGAGCATTCTGTTATTATCAAACCGATCGCAGGAGCACAAGGAAAAGGAATTATCGTTCTTACAAAAAAAGACGACCAATACTTTCTGAAAACAGCTGAAAACCCAGCCGCTCTTCAAAAGATAAGTGAAGAAGACGGATGTAAACTTTGTTTAGATTTAAAAAATCAGTATATTATTCAACCGTTTTTACCTTTAGTAAAAAATGGTTCACCATTAGATTTAAGAATCTACTTACACAAAAATAAAGACGGTCAATGGATTGAAGCAGCCAAAGCATTTCGAAAAGGCGAACAAAAGCATTTTGTCGCTAATCTAGCTCAAGGGGCAACGATAGTTCCTTTTGAGAATATGAAAACGATGTGGTCGAAAGAAAAATGGCATGACATCCATACAGCCCTTACGAACATCATCAATACGGTTCCATTGCAATTAGAATCTTATTTTCTCCCTTTATTTGACCTTGGGATCGATGTTGGAATCGACCATGACGGAAAGACTTGGATTTTAGAAGTTAATTCAAAACCAGGTCGAAAAATATTATTTCAAAACAATGATAGAAAAGAGAGCTATATTTCAACTCTCTTATCCTATATCCAGTATTTATCTCATTCGAATGAATTTGTTCAACATAAGGAGTGA
- a CDS encoding YheC/YheD family protein, whose protein sequence is MTRIQLLTCHMNDELSNNQVLLSAELMKHWDIPYYQTLTIVCGMNEVEVDCVPHTFEEEDLTLEASSYLFEDIGMPNHCRIRISYHAKEQVMLLGPVMAVLVQPSSNEENPFGNMTQFCEEMAQFAEKNHFLFYVFHVQQPNEKRLQTGFLYEAGEWASHALPIPDVVYNRIGSRKKERSENTQALFQFFTNHHIPYFNTRFLSKWESHELLLPFEEIQPFLPDTRRFSIQELEEMLLTYPVVFVKPIHGSQGKGIYKISKEGEVFSVTYSSKNEKREFQTMLQLFVWLQKRIKKRPYLIQQGIQFVSIGGNAVDFRVLCIQNLENVWKSISTVGRVSTDQKFVANLSQGAEMMPVHLLLKQLFPGEEVSHIKKVMDELATECAHYLNDEAEGLFGEFGIDIGLDENHFPWIIEINTKPSKQFATEQEEATIRPSAKSIVRFAYSLASFPKLRATEVNEMKGEGKE, encoded by the coding sequence ATGACTCGAATTCAACTCCTTACGTGTCATATGAATGATGAGCTTTCGAACAATCAAGTTCTTCTTTCTGCTGAGCTAATGAAGCATTGGGATATTCCGTATTATCAAACGCTCACAATAGTTTGTGGGATGAACGAAGTCGAAGTTGATTGTGTTCCTCATACTTTTGAAGAGGAAGATTTAACTTTAGAGGCTTCTTCGTACTTGTTTGAAGACATCGGGATGCCTAACCATTGTCGCATACGAATATCTTATCATGCGAAAGAACAAGTCATGTTATTAGGTCCCGTTATGGCTGTATTAGTGCAACCATCATCAAATGAAGAGAACCCCTTTGGTAACATGACTCAATTTTGTGAAGAAATGGCTCAATTTGCAGAAAAAAATCATTTTCTATTTTACGTATTTCATGTTCAACAACCGAATGAAAAACGACTACAAACTGGTTTTTTGTATGAAGCTGGCGAATGGGCATCTCACGCACTTCCAATACCGGATGTCGTCTATAATCGCATTGGGTCAAGAAAAAAGGAACGCAGCGAGAACACTCAAGCCTTATTTCAGTTTTTTACGAATCATCACATCCCTTACTTTAATACGAGATTTCTCTCTAAATGGGAAAGCCATGAATTATTACTACCATTTGAAGAGATTCAGCCTTTCTTACCTGACACAAGGCGATTTTCGATTCAAGAACTAGAAGAAATGTTACTCACGTATCCCGTCGTCTTTGTAAAACCAATCCATGGTAGTCAAGGTAAAGGCATTTATAAAATTAGTAAAGAAGGTGAAGTTTTTTCTGTCACATACTCATCAAAAAATGAAAAACGAGAGTTTCAGACGATGCTACAATTATTTGTTTGGCTTCAAAAAAGAATCAAAAAACGCCCTTATTTAATCCAGCAAGGCATTCAGTTTGTCTCGATCGGTGGGAACGCGGTTGATTTCAGAGTGTTATGTATTCAAAATTTAGAAAACGTATGGAAATCGATTTCTACTGTTGGAAGAGTATCTACAGACCAAAAATTTGTCGCCAATCTTTCTCAAGGCGCTGAGATGATGCCTGTTCATCTCTTACTCAAACAGCTTTTTCCTGGAGAAGAAGTGAGTCACATAAAAAAGGTGATGGATGAACTGGCTACAGAATGTGCTCATTATTTAAATGATGAAGCCGAGGGATTATTTGGAGAATTTGGCATAGATATTGGTCTAGATGAAAATCACTTTCCATGGATTATTGAAATCAATACAAAACCATCGAAACAATTTGCAACAGAGCAAGAAGAAGCAACAATCCGCCCTTCAGCAAAGTCTATTGTACGCTTTGCCTATTCATTAGCTTCTTTTCCGAAGCTTCGTGCAACAGAAGTAAACGAGATGAAAGGTGAAGGAAAAGAATGA
- a CDS encoding DUF445 family protein, with amino-acid sequence MNTFLLLIMMMTIGAVIGGVTNSLAIKMLFRPYRPIYIGRFRVPFTPGLIPKRRGELAEQLGKMVVTHLLTAEGIQKKLTDSLFRTEMTAWAEEEIKRLLHAEGTLEQFASDYLGVEELRNLAEAKTERMLTEKWTNLKAQLADKELSEVLPVRWQEKIEGKLPVIADMITQKGAEYFQSQEGKARLSIMIDRFLVGKGTLGNMISMFLGQDRLVDKVQPEIIKFLQDKGARDLIVTLLEKEWAKLKTKKMNSFYEFITDDDVVPFVQNVVVANIPVYNWLNTPVKEWAPVYEDTIVQMIPKTVLVFSKLITDRIEMLLKKLHLEDVVKSQVETFAVARLEELVLSISRREFKMITYLGALLGGLIGIVQGIIVLFLS; translated from the coding sequence ATGAATACGTTTCTACTATTAATCATGATGATGACAATAGGTGCTGTGATCGGGGGGGTAACGAACTCGCTAGCAATAAAGATGCTGTTTCGCCCTTACCGTCCGATATATATTGGACGGTTTCGAGTTCCTTTCACACCAGGATTAATTCCAAAGCGGCGTGGTGAGTTAGCAGAACAGTTAGGGAAAATGGTCGTTACCCATTTGTTGACGGCAGAGGGGATTCAGAAAAAACTAACGGATTCCTTGTTTCGAACAGAAATGACAGCTTGGGCTGAAGAAGAAATCAAACGGCTGTTACATGCTGAAGGAACTCTTGAACAATTTGCATCCGATTATTTAGGTGTGGAAGAATTACGGAATTTAGCTGAAGCAAAGACAGAGCGTATGCTAACTGAAAAATGGACAAATTTAAAAGCTCAGCTTGCTGATAAAGAGCTTTCGGAAGTGTTACCGGTACGTTGGCAAGAAAAAATCGAAGGGAAGCTCCCTGTTATCGCGGATATGATTACACAAAAAGGAGCAGAGTATTTTCAAAGTCAAGAGGGAAAAGCGCGACTGAGTATCATGATCGACCGTTTTCTTGTAGGTAAAGGAACATTAGGAAATATGATTTCGATGTTTTTAGGACAAGACCGTCTCGTTGATAAAGTTCAACCTGAAATTATTAAATTTTTGCAAGACAAAGGTGCAAGAGATTTAATTGTGACGTTGTTAGAAAAAGAATGGGCGAAGTTAAAAACAAAGAAAATGAATTCTTTTTACGAGTTTATAACTGACGATGATGTAGTACCATTTGTCCAAAATGTAGTGGTCGCAAACATCCCTGTGTATAACTGGCTCAATACACCAGTGAAAGAGTGGGCACCTGTATATGAGGATACGATCGTTCAAATGATTCCGAAAACAGTTCTAGTTTTTTCTAAATTGATAACGGATCGAATTGAAATGTTACTGAAAAAATTACATTTAGAAGATGTAGTGAAATCACAAGTAGAAACGTTTGCAGTTGCAAGACTAGAAGAGCTAGTGTTATCGATTTCAAGAAGAGAATTTAAAATGATTACGTACTTAGGAGCTTTATTAGGAGGGCTTATTGGAATTGTTCAAGGAATTATTGTTCTTTTTTTAAGTTAA
- a CDS encoding YlbF family regulator, protein MANLYDKARELGNTLRDSEEFQQLKALYDQVKQDEVSNRMLENFRNLQMELQQKQMQGIQITEEEAIQAQQQFELVQQHELISQLMEAEQKLSVIVGDVSRIITEPLEDLYGKPE, encoded by the coding sequence ATGGCAAATTTATATGACAAAGCACGTGAATTAGGAAATACACTTCGTGACAGCGAGGAATTCCAACAGTTAAAAGCTCTTTACGACCAAGTAAAACAAGACGAAGTATCAAACCGTATGTTAGAAAACTTCCGTAATTTACAAATGGAGCTTCAACAAAAGCAAATGCAAGGTATTCAAATTACAGAAGAAGAAGCAATTCAAGCACAACAGCAGTTTGAGCTTGTACAGCAACATGAATTGATTTCTCAATTAATGGAAGCAGAACAAAAATTAAGTGTGATTGTTGGTGACGTAAGCCGAATTATTACAGAGCCATT